From Nitrospirota bacterium, one genomic window encodes:
- a CDS encoding response regulator translates to MPAARSWILYVEDNEDDVRLAREFLPVAQYPVAWAPDAQAARERLAAERFDLILLDHGLPDSNSLRLLDDLRRDHPATPVIILTGREDEVLEVSVLKKGAERYLLKDRMREELLAVVTDTLGARQDAPRTDRRKGIQARYVGEASQRVHAALLATMNEGCVLVDVFGIVTFANEAAGRMLGVSTGDLLGRNVADLFDAPTGKRVQAFRQEVADSPLAGPVNFEGRLRNPVGNGARGRSVLVSGSAVHTELGKYEACLLVVTDISELVEVRMALQLRLGEMERLQKFFLERENAIIMLKSRIAEYERRLGVQTPGLSDETRRELERRLAKLRPST, encoded by the coding sequence TGCCTGCCGCGCGGTCCTGGATTCTGTACGTGGAAGACAACGAGGATGATGTCCGTCTCGCGCGGGAGTTCCTCCCGGTGGCCCAATATCCGGTGGCGTGGGCTCCAGATGCCCAAGCGGCGCGGGAACGGTTGGCGGCGGAACGGTTCGACCTGATTCTGCTGGATCACGGCCTGCCGGATTCGAACAGTCTTCGGCTCCTGGATGATCTGAGAAGGGACCATCCCGCCACGCCGGTCATCATCCTGACGGGGCGCGAAGACGAGGTCCTCGAAGTGTCCGTGCTCAAGAAGGGGGCCGAACGATATCTGCTGAAGGACCGCATGAGGGAGGAACTTCTGGCCGTAGTGACGGACACGTTGGGCGCGCGGCAGGACGCGCCGCGGACGGACCGGCGAAAGGGGATCCAGGCGAGATATGTCGGAGAGGCGAGTCAACGGGTCCATGCCGCTCTTCTGGCCACGATGAACGAAGGGTGCGTGCTCGTGGATGTATTCGGGATCGTCACTTTCGCCAACGAGGCCGCGGGGAGGATGCTGGGCGTCTCCACGGGCGATCTGCTGGGCCGGAACGTGGCCGATCTGTTTGATGCGCCGACGGGAAAGCGGGTTCAGGCCTTCCGCCAGGAGGTGGCGGATTCCCCGTTGGCAGGGCCGGTGAATTTCGAGGGACGGCTTAGGAATCCCGTGGGGAACGGGGCGAGAGGGCGGTCCGTTCTGGTCTCCGGCAGCGCCGTCCACACCGAGCTGGGAAAGTACGAAGCGTGCCTGCTGGTGGTGACGGATATCAGCGAGCTGGTGGAGGTGAGAATGGCCCTCCAACTCCGCCTCGGTGAAATGGAACGCCTGCAAAAGTTTTTCCTCGAACGGGAGAACGCGATCATCATGCTCAAATCGCGCATCGCCGAATACGAGCGTCGGCTCGGGGTGCAGACTCCCGGTTTGTCCGATGAAACCCGGCGGGAGCTGGAACGCCGATTGGCAAAGTTGAGGCCGAGCACATGA